Proteins from one Neodiprion fabricii isolate iyNeoFabr1 chromosome 5, iyNeoFabr1.1, whole genome shotgun sequence genomic window:
- the LOC124182955 gene encoding transcription factor Sp4-like isoform X2 produces the protein MGQFSLVDPNRDVISDTTEEVDEEHDPLQQQEAVEQQQQQQQQQQQQQQQQQQQQQQQQQQQQQQQQQQQQQQQQQEQQQQQNAQPQIRFLNANVLQQLQQQQVAQQQQQQQQHDAQQQQQQPQPQPQVITLQQLQNFVPLQHAQQDQNQQRAQTISVQALPQQFLQNTQLVGGQTQGTLQHQSQPHQQQQQQQQQLSYNMIPQMQTVNIDGQEALFIPSSAMSAATTHHQSQPTMQFATTGGQQVQLAGGQTLITPHPVSLIRTPNVFPTSILQNIGGQTVQLPTGQSVQVRPLQFPMQQVQQTVPVQVPVTVSNGQTVYQTVHFPVQALSNVFNMPTTQMIPQITQQIPQMAQIITPNGQIQQVQIANLSQLQGLQGQQVAQQVAQQVAQQQVVQQVAQQQTQQQVVQTVQQQQVAQAQHVQQQQVQQVVQQVIQQQQQHQQQQQQQQQQQQQQQQQQQQPQQHQVQRVQQVSTPAPTVSTWSTSVSTPSNVQVVGIGSLGRTMNGNMLTTKDGQKIDVQTLSTLTRQPESVEGDLKVSSIDPSHLANSQVIHIQAPQTTQSAMQPITLTGAQGQQLTLIPASALTNLTSQGGMMRGVGSNIMQLQPAAGMNASNGFLQSFPVQNIPGLGNVQVIPASALQQASMQSLPSNPTGTQIVTAAPTVHIEGNEPSKWQIVQTIQSAPTPSTPAPPVQQYQASTTASAPETDPNKQHRRRVACTCPNCGDGDRNRDMTRKRQHVCHIPGCNKVYGKTSHLRAHLRWHTGERPFVCSWVFCGKKFTRSDELQRHRRTHTGEKRFQCPECTKKFMRSDHLTKHIKTHTKLRSGDADVDDPERDLEAEAPQEKSWPVSIIAIHSDLPASQEAATSTQEGSSDSQSSSEEKMIITIHKESEPSDMKMN, from the exons G GAGGAGGTCGACGAGGAACACGACCCGTTGCAACAACAAGAAGCTGTggaacagcagcagcagcagcagcagcagcagcaacaacaacaacaacaacaacaacaacaacaacaacaacagcaacaacaacaacaacaacaacaacaacaacaacagcagcagcagcagcagcaggagcagcagcagcagcaaaaTGCACAGCCCCAGATCCGATTTCTAAACGCAAATGTTTTACAGCAGCTCCAACAGCAGCAAGTTgcacagcaacaacaacaacagcagcagcatgatgcgcaacaacaacaacaacaaccacaACCACAACCACAAGTCATTACCTTGCAACAATTGCAAAACTTTGTGCCTTTGCAACATGCTCAACAAGACCAAAATCAACAAAGGGCGCAAACCATCTCTGTACAAGCTCTGCCGCAGCAGTTCTTACAA AATACTCAACTCGTCGGTGGCCAGACTCAAGGAACGTTGCAGCATCAGTCGCAGCCACaccaacagcagcaacagcaacagcaacagttGAGTTACAACATGATTCCACAGATGCAAACGGTGAACATTGACGGCCAAGAGGCCCTGTTCATTCCATCGTCAGCAATGTCGGCCGCGACTACTCACCACCAGTCTCAGCCGACAATGCAATTTGCGACGACAGGTGGGCAGCAGGTGCAGCTAGCTGGCGGGCAGACTCTGATAACTCCGCATCCCGTCAGCCTGATCAGAACACCCAATGTTTTCCCCACTTCCATCCTACAAAACATCGGTGGACAAACTGTCCAGTTGCCAACAG GGCAGAGTGTGCAGGTCCGACCTCTACAGTTTCCAATGCAACAAGTCCAGCAAACCGTACCTGTTCAGGTTCCAGTCACCGTTAGCAATGGACAAACTGTCTATCAGACTGTACATTTTCCCGTACAAGCTCTGTCCAATGTATTCAACATGCCCACTACTCAAATGATACCGCAAATTACTCAG CAAATCCCACAAATGGCCCAAATTATTACTCCCAATGGACAAATACAACAAGTACAAATTGCAAATTTGTCACAGCTGCAAGGTTTACAG GGTCAGCAAGTTGCTCAACAAGTAGCTCAGCAGGTGGCGCAGCAGCAAGTTGTGCAGCAAGTTGCTCAGCAACAAACGCAGCAGCAGGTTGTCCAGACGGTTCAGCAACAACAAGTCGCACAAGCTCAGCATGTGCAGCAGCAACAAGTACAGCAGGTTGTACAGCAAGTTattcagcagcagcagcaacaccaacaacagcagcagcaacaacaacaacaacaacaacaacaacaacagcagcaacagcaaccaCAGCAACATCAAGTGCAACGTGTGCAACAAGTTTCAACACCAGCCCCAACTGTTTCTACATGGAGCACTTCAGTCAGCACACCAAGCAATGTTCAG GTGGTTGGAATAGGATCTCTTGGGAGAACCATGAACGGCAACATGTTGACAACGAAGGATGGGCAGAAGATTGACGTTCAGACATTGTCAACATTGACTAGGCAACCAGAAAGTGTCGAAGGAGACCTCAAAGTATCGAGTATCGATCCGAGCCATTTAGCCAACAGTCAAGTCATTCATATTCAAGCACCGCAAACTACTCAGTCTGCAATGCAACCTATCACCCTCACAG GCGCCCAAGGACAACAATTAACACTGATACCAGCCTCTGCCTTGACAAACCTTACTTCGCAAGGTGGAATGATGAGGGGTGTCGGTAGTAACATAATGCAGCTCCAGCCAGCAGCTGGGATGAATGCATCAAATGGATTTCTGCAGTCATTTCCCGTACAAAATATTCCTGGATTGGGAAATGTCCAGGTCATCCCAGCCAGTGCCCTGCAACAGGCCTCCATGCAATCGTTACCTTCAAATCCAACCGGAACGCAAATTGTTACCGCTGCACCAACTGTTCATATTGAGGGAAACGAACCATCCAAGTGGCAGATTGTGCAAACGATTCAGTCCGCGCCTACACCCAGCACTCCTGCCCCACCAGTGCAGCAATATCAGGCAAGCACCACTGCGTCGGCACCTGAGACTGATCCAAACAAACAGCATCGTCGCCGAGTTGCCTGTACCTGTCCAAATTGTGGCGATGGCGACAG AAACAGGGATATGACACGGAAGAGGCAGCATGTATGCCATATTCCAGGCTGCAACAAGGTTTACGGAAAAACAAGTCATCTTCGAGCGCACCTGAGGTGGCACACTGGAGAACGGCCGTTTGTCTGTAGTTGGGTATTTTGCGGTAAAAAGTTCACAAGATCGGACGAACTGCAACGACATCGGAGGACACACACGGGAGAGAAGCGGTTTCAATGCCCAGAGTGTACAAAGAAATTCATGCGCTCCGATCATCTCACTAAACACATTAAGACTCACACGAAACTTCGCAGTGGG GATGCTGACGTCGATGATCCTGAGAGAGATCTAGAAGCGGAGGCACCCCAGGAAAAATCTTGGCCTGTTAGTATAATAGCAATTCACAGTGATCTTCCAGCTTCTCAG GAGGCAGCAACATCGACACAGGAAGGATCATCTGACAGTCAATCGTCGAGTGAGGAGAAGATGATAATCACCATACACAAAGAATCTGAACCGTCGGATATGAAGATGAACTGA
- the LOC124182955 gene encoding transcription factor Sp4-like isoform X3, producing the protein MATVKIQPKEEVDEEHDPLQQQEAVEQQQQQQQQQQQQQQQQQQQQQQQQQQQQQQQQQQQQQQQQQEQQQQQNAQPQIRFLNANVLQQLQQQQVAQQQQQQQQHDAQQQQQQPQPQPQVITLQQLQNFVPLQHAQQDQNQQRAQTISVQALPQQFLQNTQLVGGQTQGTLQHQSQPHQQQQQQQQQLSYNMIPQMQTVNIDGQEALFIPSSAMSAATTHHQSQPTMQFATTGGQQVQLAGGQTLITPHPVSLIRTPNVFPTSILQNIGGQTVQLPTDSKASLDVSGQSVQVRPLQFPMQQVQQTVPVQVPVTVSNGQTVYQTVHFPVQALSNVFNMPTTQMIPQITQQIPQMAQIITPNGQIQQVQIANLSQLQGLQGQQVAQQVAQQVAQQQVVQQVAQQQTQQQVVQTVQQQQVAQAQHVQQQQVQQVVQQVIQQQQQHQQQQQQQQQQQQQQQQQQQQPQQHQVQRVQQVSTPAPTVSTWSTSVSTPSNVQVVGIGSLGRTMNGNMLTTKDGQKIDVQTLSTLTRQPESVEGDLKVSSIDPSHLANSQVIHIQAPQTTQSAMQPITLTGAQGQQLTLIPASALTNLTSQGGMMRGVGSNIMQLQPAAGMNASNGFLQSFPVQNIPGLGNVQVIPASALQQASMQSLPSNPTGTQIVTAAPTVHIEGNEPSKWQIVQTIQSAPTPSTPAPPVQQYQASTTASAPETDPNKQHRRRVACTCPNCGDGDRNRDMTRKRQHVCHIPGCNKVYGKTSHLRAHLRWHTGERPFVCSWVFCGKKFTRSDELQRHRRTHTGEKRFQCPECTKKFMRSDHLTKHIKTHTKLRSGDADVDDPERDLEAEAPQEKSWPVSIIAIHSDLPASQEAATSTQEGSSDSQSSSEEKMIITIHKESEPSDMKMN; encoded by the exons GAGGAGGTCGACGAGGAACACGACCCGTTGCAACAACAAGAAGCTGTggaacagcagcagcagcagcagcagcagcagcaacaacaacaacaacaacaacaacaacaacaacaacaacagcaacaacaacaacaacaacaacaacaacaacaacagcagcagcagcagcagcaggagcagcagcagcagcaaaaTGCACAGCCCCAGATCCGATTTCTAAACGCAAATGTTTTACAGCAGCTCCAACAGCAGCAAGTTgcacagcaacaacaacaacagcagcagcatgatgcgcaacaacaacaacaacaaccacaACCACAACCACAAGTCATTACCTTGCAACAATTGCAAAACTTTGTGCCTTTGCAACATGCTCAACAAGACCAAAATCAACAAAGGGCGCAAACCATCTCTGTACAAGCTCTGCCGCAGCAGTTCTTACAA AATACTCAACTCGTCGGTGGCCAGACTCAAGGAACGTTGCAGCATCAGTCGCAGCCACaccaacagcagcaacagcaacagcaacagttGAGTTACAACATGATTCCACAGATGCAAACGGTGAACATTGACGGCCAAGAGGCCCTGTTCATTCCATCGTCAGCAATGTCGGCCGCGACTACTCACCACCAGTCTCAGCCGACAATGCAATTTGCGACGACAGGTGGGCAGCAGGTGCAGCTAGCTGGCGGGCAGACTCTGATAACTCCGCATCCCGTCAGCCTGATCAGAACACCCAATGTTTTCCCCACTTCCATCCTACAAAACATCGGTGGACAAACTGTCCAGTTGCCAACAG ATTCCAAGGCTAGCCTGGATGTTTCAGGGCAGAGTGTGCAGGTCCGACCTCTACAGTTTCCAATGCAACAAGTCCAGCAAACCGTACCTGTTCAGGTTCCAGTCACCGTTAGCAATGGACAAACTGTCTATCAGACTGTACATTTTCCCGTACAAGCTCTGTCCAATGTATTCAACATGCCCACTACTCAAATGATACCGCAAATTACTCAG CAAATCCCACAAATGGCCCAAATTATTACTCCCAATGGACAAATACAACAAGTACAAATTGCAAATTTGTCACAGCTGCAAGGTTTACAG GGTCAGCAAGTTGCTCAACAAGTAGCTCAGCAGGTGGCGCAGCAGCAAGTTGTGCAGCAAGTTGCTCAGCAACAAACGCAGCAGCAGGTTGTCCAGACGGTTCAGCAACAACAAGTCGCACAAGCTCAGCATGTGCAGCAGCAACAAGTACAGCAGGTTGTACAGCAAGTTattcagcagcagcagcaacaccaacaacagcagcagcaacaacaacaacaacaacaacaacaacaacagcagcaacagcaaccaCAGCAACATCAAGTGCAACGTGTGCAACAAGTTTCAACACCAGCCCCAACTGTTTCTACATGGAGCACTTCAGTCAGCACACCAAGCAATGTTCAG GTGGTTGGAATAGGATCTCTTGGGAGAACCATGAACGGCAACATGTTGACAACGAAGGATGGGCAGAAGATTGACGTTCAGACATTGTCAACATTGACTAGGCAACCAGAAAGTGTCGAAGGAGACCTCAAAGTATCGAGTATCGATCCGAGCCATTTAGCCAACAGTCAAGTCATTCATATTCAAGCACCGCAAACTACTCAGTCTGCAATGCAACCTATCACCCTCACAG GCGCCCAAGGACAACAATTAACACTGATACCAGCCTCTGCCTTGACAAACCTTACTTCGCAAGGTGGAATGATGAGGGGTGTCGGTAGTAACATAATGCAGCTCCAGCCAGCAGCTGGGATGAATGCATCAAATGGATTTCTGCAGTCATTTCCCGTACAAAATATTCCTGGATTGGGAAATGTCCAGGTCATCCCAGCCAGTGCCCTGCAACAGGCCTCCATGCAATCGTTACCTTCAAATCCAACCGGAACGCAAATTGTTACCGCTGCACCAACTGTTCATATTGAGGGAAACGAACCATCCAAGTGGCAGATTGTGCAAACGATTCAGTCCGCGCCTACACCCAGCACTCCTGCCCCACCAGTGCAGCAATATCAGGCAAGCACCACTGCGTCGGCACCTGAGACTGATCCAAACAAACAGCATCGTCGCCGAGTTGCCTGTACCTGTCCAAATTGTGGCGATGGCGACAG AAACAGGGATATGACACGGAAGAGGCAGCATGTATGCCATATTCCAGGCTGCAACAAGGTTTACGGAAAAACAAGTCATCTTCGAGCGCACCTGAGGTGGCACACTGGAGAACGGCCGTTTGTCTGTAGTTGGGTATTTTGCGGTAAAAAGTTCACAAGATCGGACGAACTGCAACGACATCGGAGGACACACACGGGAGAGAAGCGGTTTCAATGCCCAGAGTGTACAAAGAAATTCATGCGCTCCGATCATCTCACTAAACACATTAAGACTCACACGAAACTTCGCAGTGGG GATGCTGACGTCGATGATCCTGAGAGAGATCTAGAAGCGGAGGCACCCCAGGAAAAATCTTGGCCTGTTAGTATAATAGCAATTCACAGTGATCTTCCAGCTTCTCAG GAGGCAGCAACATCGACACAGGAAGGATCATCTGACAGTCAATCGTCGAGTGAGGAGAAGATGATAATCACCATACACAAAGAATCTGAACCGTCGGATATGAAGATGAACTGA
- the LOC124182955 gene encoding transcription factor Sp4-like isoform X1, translating into MGQFSLVDPNRDVISDTTEEVDEEHDPLQQQEAVEQQQQQQQQQQQQQQQQQQQQQQQQQQQQQQQQQQQQQQQQQEQQQQQNAQPQIRFLNANVLQQLQQQQVAQQQQQQQQHDAQQQQQQPQPQPQVITLQQLQNFVPLQHAQQDQNQQRAQTISVQALPQQFLQNTQLVGGQTQGTLQHQSQPHQQQQQQQQQLSYNMIPQMQTVNIDGQEALFIPSSAMSAATTHHQSQPTMQFATTGGQQVQLAGGQTLITPHPVSLIRTPNVFPTSILQNIGGQTVQLPTDSKASLDVSGQSVQVRPLQFPMQQVQQTVPVQVPVTVSNGQTVYQTVHFPVQALSNVFNMPTTQMIPQITQQIPQMAQIITPNGQIQQVQIANLSQLQGLQGQQVAQQVAQQVAQQQVVQQVAQQQTQQQVVQTVQQQQVAQAQHVQQQQVQQVVQQVIQQQQQHQQQQQQQQQQQQQQQQQQQQPQQHQVQRVQQVSTPAPTVSTWSTSVSTPSNVQVVGIGSLGRTMNGNMLTTKDGQKIDVQTLSTLTRQPESVEGDLKVSSIDPSHLANSQVIHIQAPQTTQSAMQPITLTGAQGQQLTLIPASALTNLTSQGGMMRGVGSNIMQLQPAAGMNASNGFLQSFPVQNIPGLGNVQVIPASALQQASMQSLPSNPTGTQIVTAAPTVHIEGNEPSKWQIVQTIQSAPTPSTPAPPVQQYQASTTASAPETDPNKQHRRRVACTCPNCGDGDRNRDMTRKRQHVCHIPGCNKVYGKTSHLRAHLRWHTGERPFVCSWVFCGKKFTRSDELQRHRRTHTGEKRFQCPECTKKFMRSDHLTKHIKTHTKLRSGDADVDDPERDLEAEAPQEKSWPVSIIAIHSDLPASQEAATSTQEGSSDSQSSSEEKMIITIHKESEPSDMKMN; encoded by the exons G GAGGAGGTCGACGAGGAACACGACCCGTTGCAACAACAAGAAGCTGTggaacagcagcagcagcagcagcagcagcagcaacaacaacaacaacaacaacaacaacaacaacaacaacagcaacaacaacaacaacaacaacaacaacaacaacagcagcagcagcagcagcaggagcagcagcagcagcaaaaTGCACAGCCCCAGATCCGATTTCTAAACGCAAATGTTTTACAGCAGCTCCAACAGCAGCAAGTTgcacagcaacaacaacaacagcagcagcatgatgcgcaacaacaacaacaacaaccacaACCACAACCACAAGTCATTACCTTGCAACAATTGCAAAACTTTGTGCCTTTGCAACATGCTCAACAAGACCAAAATCAACAAAGGGCGCAAACCATCTCTGTACAAGCTCTGCCGCAGCAGTTCTTACAA AATACTCAACTCGTCGGTGGCCAGACTCAAGGAACGTTGCAGCATCAGTCGCAGCCACaccaacagcagcaacagcaacagcaacagttGAGTTACAACATGATTCCACAGATGCAAACGGTGAACATTGACGGCCAAGAGGCCCTGTTCATTCCATCGTCAGCAATGTCGGCCGCGACTACTCACCACCAGTCTCAGCCGACAATGCAATTTGCGACGACAGGTGGGCAGCAGGTGCAGCTAGCTGGCGGGCAGACTCTGATAACTCCGCATCCCGTCAGCCTGATCAGAACACCCAATGTTTTCCCCACTTCCATCCTACAAAACATCGGTGGACAAACTGTCCAGTTGCCAACAG ATTCCAAGGCTAGCCTGGATGTTTCAGGGCAGAGTGTGCAGGTCCGACCTCTACAGTTTCCAATGCAACAAGTCCAGCAAACCGTACCTGTTCAGGTTCCAGTCACCGTTAGCAATGGACAAACTGTCTATCAGACTGTACATTTTCCCGTACAAGCTCTGTCCAATGTATTCAACATGCCCACTACTCAAATGATACCGCAAATTACTCAG CAAATCCCACAAATGGCCCAAATTATTACTCCCAATGGACAAATACAACAAGTACAAATTGCAAATTTGTCACAGCTGCAAGGTTTACAG GGTCAGCAAGTTGCTCAACAAGTAGCTCAGCAGGTGGCGCAGCAGCAAGTTGTGCAGCAAGTTGCTCAGCAACAAACGCAGCAGCAGGTTGTCCAGACGGTTCAGCAACAACAAGTCGCACAAGCTCAGCATGTGCAGCAGCAACAAGTACAGCAGGTTGTACAGCAAGTTattcagcagcagcagcaacaccaacaacagcagcagcaacaacaacaacaacaacaacaacaacaacagcagcaacagcaaccaCAGCAACATCAAGTGCAACGTGTGCAACAAGTTTCAACACCAGCCCCAACTGTTTCTACATGGAGCACTTCAGTCAGCACACCAAGCAATGTTCAG GTGGTTGGAATAGGATCTCTTGGGAGAACCATGAACGGCAACATGTTGACAACGAAGGATGGGCAGAAGATTGACGTTCAGACATTGTCAACATTGACTAGGCAACCAGAAAGTGTCGAAGGAGACCTCAAAGTATCGAGTATCGATCCGAGCCATTTAGCCAACAGTCAAGTCATTCATATTCAAGCACCGCAAACTACTCAGTCTGCAATGCAACCTATCACCCTCACAG GCGCCCAAGGACAACAATTAACACTGATACCAGCCTCTGCCTTGACAAACCTTACTTCGCAAGGTGGAATGATGAGGGGTGTCGGTAGTAACATAATGCAGCTCCAGCCAGCAGCTGGGATGAATGCATCAAATGGATTTCTGCAGTCATTTCCCGTACAAAATATTCCTGGATTGGGAAATGTCCAGGTCATCCCAGCCAGTGCCCTGCAACAGGCCTCCATGCAATCGTTACCTTCAAATCCAACCGGAACGCAAATTGTTACCGCTGCACCAACTGTTCATATTGAGGGAAACGAACCATCCAAGTGGCAGATTGTGCAAACGATTCAGTCCGCGCCTACACCCAGCACTCCTGCCCCACCAGTGCAGCAATATCAGGCAAGCACCACTGCGTCGGCACCTGAGACTGATCCAAACAAACAGCATCGTCGCCGAGTTGCCTGTACCTGTCCAAATTGTGGCGATGGCGACAG AAACAGGGATATGACACGGAAGAGGCAGCATGTATGCCATATTCCAGGCTGCAACAAGGTTTACGGAAAAACAAGTCATCTTCGAGCGCACCTGAGGTGGCACACTGGAGAACGGCCGTTTGTCTGTAGTTGGGTATTTTGCGGTAAAAAGTTCACAAGATCGGACGAACTGCAACGACATCGGAGGACACACACGGGAGAGAAGCGGTTTCAATGCCCAGAGTGTACAAAGAAATTCATGCGCTCCGATCATCTCACTAAACACATTAAGACTCACACGAAACTTCGCAGTGGG GATGCTGACGTCGATGATCCTGAGAGAGATCTAGAAGCGGAGGCACCCCAGGAAAAATCTTGGCCTGTTAGTATAATAGCAATTCACAGTGATCTTCCAGCTTCTCAG GAGGCAGCAACATCGACACAGGAAGGATCATCTGACAGTCAATCGTCGAGTGAGGAGAAGATGATAATCACCATACACAAAGAATCTGAACCGTCGGATATGAAGATGAACTGA
- the LOC124182955 gene encoding transcription factor Sp4-like isoform X4, which translates to MGQFSLVDPNRDVISDTTEEVDEEHDPLQQQEAVEQQQQQQQQQQQQQQQQQQQQQEQQQQQNAQPQIRFLNANVLQQLQQQQVAQQQQQQQQHDAQQQQQQPQPQPQVITLQQLQNFVPLQHAQQDQNQQRAQTISVQALPQQFLQNTQLVGGQTQGTLQHQSQPHQQQQQQQQQLSYNMIPQMQTVNIDGQEALFIPSSAMSAATTHHQSQPTMQFATTGGQQVQLAGGQTLITPHPVSLIRTPNVFPTSILQNIGGQTVQLPTDSKASLDVSGQSVQVRPLQFPMQQVQQTVPVQVPVTVSNGQTVYQTVHFPVQALSNVFNMPTTQMIPQITQQIPQMAQIITPNGQIQQVQIANLSQLQGLQGQQVAQQVAQQVAQQQVVQQVAQQQTQQQVVQTVQQQQVAQAQHVQQQQVQQVVQQVIQQQQQHQQQQQQQQQQQQQQQQQQQQPQQHQVQRVQQVSTPAPTVSTWSTSVSTPSNVQVVGIGSLGRTMNGNMLTTKDGQKIDVQTLSTLTRQPESVEGDLKVSSIDPSHLANSQVIHIQAPQTTQSAMQPITLTGAQGQQLTLIPASALTNLTSQGGMMRGVGSNIMQLQPAAGMNASNGFLQSFPVQNIPGLGNVQVIPASALQQASMQSLPSNPTGTQIVTAAPTVHIEGNEPSKWQIVQTIQSAPTPSTPAPPVQQYQASTTASAPETDPNKQHRRRVACTCPNCGDGDRNRDMTRKRQHVCHIPGCNKVYGKTSHLRAHLRWHTGERPFVCSWVFCGKKFTRSDELQRHRRTHTGEKRFQCPECTKKFMRSDHLTKHIKTHTKLRSGDADVDDPERDLEAEAPQEKSWPVSIIAIHSDLPASQEAATSTQEGSSDSQSSSEEKMIITIHKESEPSDMKMN; encoded by the exons G GAGGAGGTCGACGAGGAACACGACCCGTTGCAACAACAAGAAGCTGTggaacag caacagcaacaacaacaacaacaacaacaacaacaacaacagcagcagcagcagcagcaggagcagcagcagcagcaaaaTGCACAGCCCCAGATCCGATTTCTAAACGCAAATGTTTTACAGCAGCTCCAACAGCAGCAAGTTgcacagcaacaacaacaacagcagcagcatgatgcgcaacaacaacaacaacaaccacaACCACAACCACAAGTCATTACCTTGCAACAATTGCAAAACTTTGTGCCTTTGCAACATGCTCAACAAGACCAAAATCAACAAAGGGCGCAAACCATCTCTGTACAAGCTCTGCCGCAGCAGTTCTTACAA AATACTCAACTCGTCGGTGGCCAGACTCAAGGAACGTTGCAGCATCAGTCGCAGCCACaccaacagcagcaacagcaacagcaacagttGAGTTACAACATGATTCCACAGATGCAAACGGTGAACATTGACGGCCAAGAGGCCCTGTTCATTCCATCGTCAGCAATGTCGGCCGCGACTACTCACCACCAGTCTCAGCCGACAATGCAATTTGCGACGACAGGTGGGCAGCAGGTGCAGCTAGCTGGCGGGCAGACTCTGATAACTCCGCATCCCGTCAGCCTGATCAGAACACCCAATGTTTTCCCCACTTCCATCCTACAAAACATCGGTGGACAAACTGTCCAGTTGCCAACAG ATTCCAAGGCTAGCCTGGATGTTTCAGGGCAGAGTGTGCAGGTCCGACCTCTACAGTTTCCAATGCAACAAGTCCAGCAAACCGTACCTGTTCAGGTTCCAGTCACCGTTAGCAATGGACAAACTGTCTATCAGACTGTACATTTTCCCGTACAAGCTCTGTCCAATGTATTCAACATGCCCACTACTCAAATGATACCGCAAATTACTCAG CAAATCCCACAAATGGCCCAAATTATTACTCCCAATGGACAAATACAACAAGTACAAATTGCAAATTTGTCACAGCTGCAAGGTTTACAG GGTCAGCAAGTTGCTCAACAAGTAGCTCAGCAGGTGGCGCAGCAGCAAGTTGTGCAGCAAGTTGCTCAGCAACAAACGCAGCAGCAGGTTGTCCAGACGGTTCAGCAACAACAAGTCGCACAAGCTCAGCATGTGCAGCAGCAACAAGTACAGCAGGTTGTACAGCAAGTTattcagcagcagcagcaacaccaacaacagcagcagcaacaacaacaacaacaacaacaacaacaacagcagcaacagcaaccaCAGCAACATCAAGTGCAACGTGTGCAACAAGTTTCAACACCAGCCCCAACTGTTTCTACATGGAGCACTTCAGTCAGCACACCAAGCAATGTTCAG GTGGTTGGAATAGGATCTCTTGGGAGAACCATGAACGGCAACATGTTGACAACGAAGGATGGGCAGAAGATTGACGTTCAGACATTGTCAACATTGACTAGGCAACCAGAAAGTGTCGAAGGAGACCTCAAAGTATCGAGTATCGATCCGAGCCATTTAGCCAACAGTCAAGTCATTCATATTCAAGCACCGCAAACTACTCAGTCTGCAATGCAACCTATCACCCTCACAG GCGCCCAAGGACAACAATTAACACTGATACCAGCCTCTGCCTTGACAAACCTTACTTCGCAAGGTGGAATGATGAGGGGTGTCGGTAGTAACATAATGCAGCTCCAGCCAGCAGCTGGGATGAATGCATCAAATGGATTTCTGCAGTCATTTCCCGTACAAAATATTCCTGGATTGGGAAATGTCCAGGTCATCCCAGCCAGTGCCCTGCAACAGGCCTCCATGCAATCGTTACCTTCAAATCCAACCGGAACGCAAATTGTTACCGCTGCACCAACTGTTCATATTGAGGGAAACGAACCATCCAAGTGGCAGATTGTGCAAACGATTCAGTCCGCGCCTACACCCAGCACTCCTGCCCCACCAGTGCAGCAATATCAGGCAAGCACCACTGCGTCGGCACCTGAGACTGATCCAAACAAACAGCATCGTCGCCGAGTTGCCTGTACCTGTCCAAATTGTGGCGATGGCGACAG AAACAGGGATATGACACGGAAGAGGCAGCATGTATGCCATATTCCAGGCTGCAACAAGGTTTACGGAAAAACAAGTCATCTTCGAGCGCACCTGAGGTGGCACACTGGAGAACGGCCGTTTGTCTGTAGTTGGGTATTTTGCGGTAAAAAGTTCACAAGATCGGACGAACTGCAACGACATCGGAGGACACACACGGGAGAGAAGCGGTTTCAATGCCCAGAGTGTACAAAGAAATTCATGCGCTCCGATCATCTCACTAAACACATTAAGACTCACACGAAACTTCGCAGTGGG GATGCTGACGTCGATGATCCTGAGAGAGATCTAGAAGCGGAGGCACCCCAGGAAAAATCTTGGCCTGTTAGTATAATAGCAATTCACAGTGATCTTCCAGCTTCTCAG GAGGCAGCAACATCGACACAGGAAGGATCATCTGACAGTCAATCGTCGAGTGAGGAGAAGATGATAATCACCATACACAAAGAATCTGAACCGTCGGATATGAAGATGAACTGA